A single Anopheles arabiensis isolate DONGOLA chromosome 2, AaraD3, whole genome shotgun sequence DNA region contains:
- the LOC120896667 gene encoding uncharacterized protein LOC120896667, with amino-acid sequence MMTTFASASYHGGQLQFSNKLPTLTLLSKMFLCHLLNPHIEIYTTKSFRGRPAIIVDKQKYLLMSENSKRIVWRCSSMATEKLKCPARIMQYKDTDQYTFPDKSVHQHAPLKRYKNINCQSSIDIMMHHH; translated from the exons atgatgaCGACTTTCGCTAGCGCATCGTATCATGGTGGACAATTACAATTCTCAAATAAATTACCAACGCTGACGCTATTGTCGAAGATGTTTCTCTGTCACCTAT TGAACCCACACATTGAGATCTACACGACCAAATCGTTCCGAGGACGGCCAGCCATCATCGTCGACAAGCAAAAGTACCTGCTGATGTCGGAAAACAGCAAGCGGATCGTATGGCGCTGCTCCTCTATGGCAACCGAGAAGCTCAAGTGTCCGGCGCGTATTATGCAGTACAAAGACACGGATCAGTATACGTTCCCGGACAAAAGTGTCCACCAGCATGCGCCGCTAAAGCGCTACAAGAACATTAACTGTCAATCGTCGATCGATATAATGATGCACCACCATTAA
- the LOC120896668 gene encoding uncharacterized protein LOC120896668, whose translation MLLCPRCYAQLGLGKWTIIATNSDGGGSDDDESEDNVAVFSRTMRGKEQLVYKGQPFVFEKLVLTTGGQSKKIWRCNQWWNQKCRARVYTIDDHITPLNRYHTHSDIVKRKQRVVKRDKTCDTGGPVDK comes from the coding sequence TGGGGCTAGGGAAGTGGACGATCATTGCAACGAACAGCGATGGTGGCGGTAGCGATGATGACGAATCAGAGGACAACGTGGCCGTGTTTTCCAGGACGATGCGCGGCAAAGAGCAGCTAGTCTACAAGGGCCAACCGTTCGTGTTCGAAAAGCTCGTCCTCACGACGGGCGGTCAGTCGAAGAAGATATGGCGCTGCAATCAATGGTGGAACCAGAAGTGTCGGGCGCGGGTGTACACCATCGACGATCACATCACACCCCTGAACCGGTACCACACGCACAGCGACATTGTGAAACGGAAACAGCGCGTAGTCAAACGGGACAAAACGTGCGATACCGGTGGTCCAGTCGACAAATGA